One Kiritimatiellia bacterium genomic region harbors:
- the ribF gene encoding riboflavin biosynthesis protein RibF → MKLCRSLSALRRSKKNIRLAAGFFDGVHRGHQAVIRRVIRKARARGETPWIMTFDVHPLKLLQPLAAPPLLTSTEHRIRLLGSYGIRNCVILPFTRRMAAIKPENFIRRLVRNAPRLRGIAVGSNWTFGKSGAGTPELLKKLGALHDFEVDVVRPVRLQHTAISSTRIRRAVAEGKIEEAAGMLGRHFSVAGTVVTGRGIGRRLGAPTANVAIHNEVIPPDGVYAVRAAVNGRIYGGAANIGVRPTFSHGKGAKAKSRKTLEVHLFGNPPALPGRTLEVFFVKKIRAERRFAGPEALRRQIAGDIKKALKILATK, encoded by the coding sequence ATGAAACTCTGCCGCAGTCTTTCCGCCTTGCGCCGCTCAAAAAAAAACATCCGCCTGGCCGCCGGTTTTTTTGACGGCGTCCACCGCGGCCATCAGGCCGTTATCCGGCGCGTGATCCGGAAAGCGCGCGCGCGCGGCGAAACGCCGTGGATAATGACCTTTGATGTTCATCCGCTCAAACTGCTCCAGCCGCTGGCGGCGCCGCCGCTCTTAACCTCAACCGAACATAGAATCCGCCTGCTGGGGTCGTACGGAATCCGGAATTGCGTTATCCTGCCGTTCACGCGCCGCATGGCCGCAATAAAACCGGAGAATTTTATCCGGCGCCTGGTCCGGAACGCTCCCAGGCTGCGGGGCATCGCCGTCGGCAGCAACTGGACTTTCGGCAAAAGCGGGGCCGGCACGCCGGAACTGCTCAAAAAACTCGGCGCGCTCCACGATTTTGAGGTGGACGTTGTCCGCCCCGTCCGCCTCCAGCACACCGCGATTTCCAGCACGCGGATCCGGCGCGCGGTGGCGGAAGGGAAAATAGAAGAAGCCGCCGGCATGCTCGGCAGACATTTCAGCGTGGCCGGCACGGTTGTTACCGGCCGCGGCATCGGCCGCCGCCTGGGCGCGCCGACCGCCAACGTCGCCATTCACAACGAGGTTATCCCGCCCGACGGCGTCTACGCCGTCCGCGCGGCGGTCAACGGGCGGATTTACGGCGGGGCGGCGAACATAGGCGTCCGGCCGACTTTTTCACACGGCAAAGGCGCTAAGGCAAAAAGCCGGAAAACCCTTGAGGTGCATTTGTTCGGCAATCCCCCCGCCCTCCCGGGCCGCACCCTGGAAGTTTTTTTCGTCAAAAAAATCCGCGCGGAACGGCGCTTCGCGGGACCGGAAGCTTTGCGGCGGCAGATCGCCGGGGACATAAAAAAAGCCTTGAAAATACTGGCGACAAAATAA
- the rpsO gene encoding 30S ribosomal protein S15 yields the protein MENKSKSEIKKAFQCHEKDSGSAGVQAALLSHRIDRLTEHLKANKHDHNSRYGLIKMVSTRRKLLDYLARTDQARYQNVIQRLKLRR from the coding sequence ATGGAAAATAAAAGCAAAAGCGAAATAAAGAAGGCTTTCCAATGTCATGAAAAGGACAGCGGCTCGGCCGGCGTCCAGGCGGCCCTGCTTTCCCATCGGATTGACAGATTGACCGAACACCTGAAAGCCAACAAGCATGACCACAACTCGCGTTACGGCCTCATCAAGATGGTAAGCACCCGCCGCAAACTTCTTGATTATCTGGCGCGAACGGATCAAGCGCGTTACCAGAATGTCATTCAGCGCCTGAAACTGCGCCGCTGA